A stretch of DNA from Spirosoma endbachense:
AAGAAGATTCATAACTGACTGTATTTCATGCTTAAGAGTGAATGGCGGAAAATTGAAGAAAGACAATTCAGTGAGTTTTCCAGGCTTTGCGCAAACCCAGATAGCCCCCAATCTGCTCCGCACTGGCCAGTAACTGCCCCTGATCATAGCCTGCCGCCAGCAACAGTGAAGAGCCGCCAAACCAGCGAATGGATTTGGTGAGCGAGGTCATCATCGATAGCTGCATCGTCTCGGCGGGAAACGGGATCGCGAACATGCCGTAGTTTTGGCTATAGGACGCTTTGAGCAGATAGTGCCAATCCGAGCCAAGCCAGCCCGAAACAGCCCCATAGAATGCCCGAACCCGGTTGTTATTGATGCCATGAACGCCTTCGATCAACGTATTGTCGAGCGTGTAGCCCGAAAACGGCAGCCGGGGTAAATCCGCCCGTGTATCGCTGGCCTGGCTGATAAAGGGCGTACCCAGCGTGCGCCCCTGATACGACCAGCTTTCGGGATACTGGCCATTGATGAAGTAATTCTCGGCTTCCCCACCCAGGCTTTTACCAAATTGAAGCACACCCTGATTCCCCGAATTGAACAGTTCCAATACCACTTCCTCAAAAAAGGGCCGGGCATTGTGATTCACCAGTCGTAGTCCATACAGGCCATCTTCAATGTTGCGCAGGTTGTATAACTTTCGGCCCAGATCATAAAAATGCTGCTGGTAGGCATACAGGGTCGTCTGTCCCAACTTGATTTCCAGCGACAATTCGGCAGAACCCCGGTGATCGCCCACCCGGTTCTGATCGAAGGTGGTAAACTTGGCCCGGTTCTTCAGTGCGTCGGTTTTCATGGGCAGCACGACATTGAGGTAAGCTTCCAGGCTTTGGGCTAACTGGCCCTCAAAGGAGCTGGTCGGGTCCCGTTCGAGAAAGGGAGCATACCCGCCCCACTGAGCCAGATGGGTAAAGGCGCCATAGAGTCTGACCCTGGCCGTAGGTTTACCCAATCGCAGATAGATCGCTTTCTGATGCAGGAACGATTTCTGCACATAGTGGCCATTGCCAAACCAGCCATGAGAATAAAACCCTTTGAGGGCAATAAAGCCCCGGCTAAATTTTAACGGAATGTAATCGGGTATACTGAGCTGCACTTGCGGGACGGGCAGGGCATTGCCCGACCAGATGTAGGAACCCGAGGACAGCGCGCTTTCGGCCAGACCAATAATCTGTCGGCGTCGCCCCGCCATCAGCTCTATCTTGCCCAGCCGCCCCTTCAAGTAACCCTCTGCCAGTAAAGCCTGGTAGAGGGTTCCTGTCCAGCCCACCACTTCTAGGCCATATCCCCAATCCACTTTAGGAATTTTGCGGCTGGTAGCCTTCTGGTACTCCCGGTGAACGGCTGCTTTCATTAGCCCCAATGGCGCGAGCTTGGGTACGGTCCCAAACTGATTGGTCTGAAGCCAGAAAGGAACCGTGCCGGATGAGGATGCGAAGCCGCCCAGTTCCACCTGCCAGCTGGTTCGATCGGTAAAACCGGTATTCTTTAACCAGGGGACATCTTCTGCCCCTGGCAAGGTTCGGGGCAAGGAATCTAGAGACGTAATCGGTATGAGTTGCCCAGAGCTGGCGTGAACGATCAGCACGAGTCCACTGAGTACTTGACTTAAGAATGACCAACCATGACTACTGGCCAGCGAGTGAGTTGAAAAAAACATAGGTATCGAAACCAGAAAAGGACTGGTGAGTTGTCGCCTGATCGCCAGTAACGGGAATAGCCATGCCCAACAGCCATCGCTTAAACGCTACGGGCTGTGCTTCGTAAAGGGCACGCGTTGCCGAACGGTCAGGGAAGTACGTGCATACCAACAGCACTGAAAAAGACCAGGCATAGCAAAGCGGCCGTCGCTTATTCAGGACAGAAATCGACTGAATAAGACCCGGAAGGACCTGTTCAGTTTACAGCTAAAAACGAGATAGGCGGCCCCTGGAGTCGGGGCAGGAAAGAGAAGCGAGCTAAGCGCTCATAGACGCCAGACAGCGTTCAGCACATGCAGTGGCCTGTGTTTATGTCGTCTATGTCTATAAAAAGCCAGCAGCGGCAGGGAGGGGAAAATTAACCAACCGGCAGGGGAAGCAATCAGCGGCTTAACGGGCCTCACAGCCGTGGCTACTGACTCACCCTTACGTTCCTGAATAACCGTTACCGTATTGGACGTACCAAGTGGTTTGCTGTGAACATACGTATCGAAGACATCACCAAAGCTATCACCGGTTTCCCCCGGATCAACTTCCAGTACGGCTAACGTATAAAAAATACCGATGGTCACCACCAGTAGTCGGAGGCCAAACTGACGGAGATGGCTGTATTGGGTTAAACCTGACTCCTGAATCAACGAAATACGTCGATTTTTTTCAAATCGCGAACAGGCAGTTTGCATGATCGTAAGGGTACTATAAAATGAACGGACTTAACTGGCAAATGGGCTTCAGCTACTGTACGGGGCGCTTCCAGCCGGGCAACAGCCTTTGTTTGGACTAGCCTTGATGCAGTGAATCCTGAATAGTCGATGTATCCAGGGAGATCATTTGGATAGGTCGGTGCGGGACGTCTAGCGAGGAGGATGCCGGATGTCGTTCCGGAGTATGGACTAAACGGGCTTTAGTCCTGGTAGGCCCGACGAGGGGGGCAGGTTTAGTAGTCGAATAGGCTTCCAGTGAAGGGAGCCACATCAAACCAATCAGGCTGGCAATAGCCAGTGAAAAAAGGAAAGCAGGGGAGTTGTTGAACAGGGGCGTCATCGACAGAATTCTACCCGTAAGTCCTGTATGGGGTTGGGGCTGGATGAGCGCATACGTCAGGAGTAAGCTGACAAAAAAGAGTAACGTTAGCACCAGGGGTGCCCAGGAGCCGTAGCTGCGCGAAATGGTGAGCTTGCGTGAGCGACGCTGTCGGCCTTTAGTATCTGATGAGTTACTCTGTCGGTCCTCTCCGGTCAGGGAGGTTTCCTGTCGATCCTTGGTTTTCATAACTGCTGTAGAACTAAAATGGTATTAAAACTTAACCAGGGATAGAACTCTCCACTAGTACTTGTCAAACTCACCCGTAAGCCAATCGTTTTATTTTTATGATCAAGCGGCAATCTTTAAGGAGAGTGTTCCATAAAGGTCATTCGTTAATGTGCTGATTTACAGGGTTATTGTTGGCGAAAGTGCCCTAAAGGGGGTATGGTCAATGATTCGAATAATTCGAGCACTACTTCGACTTCTGCTGCTCTCCCTTTAACCTGAATGAAGTTGCGTAATAACTGAGTCCTGATTAAATGGCAGTCCAGCTGTCTACCCAGTTTTTCTAAACGAGCCTCTTTTGACAAGAAACCCTGCTAAAACGCTACTGTGGCCGTTGGCTCATCGTTTATTTTCCGAAAAAAGAAATTTATAATCCGAATCCGTATTGTTTGAAACATTACTTTTGGCTCTTCGTTAATCTTATTGATAATGTATCTAAATAAGGAAGCAATGCATTGCCATGACTTTTGACCCAACCCAAGGCAATTTACTGATCGTCGCAAACAATTTTGACACGTTACAGCTCTTAAATAAGCACTTACCCATTGCCTTACCGGAGGTAAAGTTTGTTTTTGCTGCCCGTGCCTCAACCGGTATGAGTTTTCTGGATGCTTTAATTAAAGAGGGAATGCTGCCTCGGTTGATTTTGCTGGACTTATACCTACCCAACCGAGCAGACAGCATCGACTTCCTCCGTCAACTGAAACAAACCGGTTCATCTGCACAATCTATTCCAGTTGTAATGATGAGTTCGACTGAACGAATCGAGGATATCCTTGAGGTCACCCTACTAGGGGCGGAGGCTTTTTGGATTAAACCCATCACAACAGAGGCATGGATAAAAAGCCTGGAAGGTTTGCGAGGCTATTGGCAAGCATAAAGGCGGCCGATTATTAAATTTATTTTGTCTAAATAAATGAGCTGAAAATGAGTAATTAGTTGTTGGTAACTGCTTTAAATCATTGATAACATGTTACTTACAAATTAAATCTCAATAAAAACAGCTATGATCGCACCACAAAACGAAAAGAAAATTTGGGTAAAACCGCTAGTACAAATACTCAACATTGCCAGAGATACCTATTCATCGCAAGGGCATGGAAGTAGGGAAGTAGGCAAGGGCGGGGGCGCTAATCAAACTAAAGATATACCCTCCTGAGTGATGAAAGTTTGTAGTACACTGAAGAAACTTTATTAGGCTGTGTCAAGCTAGTTCAATTTATTAGAAGTGCAACTTTATTTGCCCCTCTGCGGTACAGAAAACCATCGTTTTCTGTACCGCAGAGGGGCATTACTATTTTTAAAAGCCTTTAGTCCTTCCTCGGAAAAAGTCCGTAGCTGCGATTCGTCGCCCGTTTACACACCTAATTTAGAGCGAGGCAAGTCAACGATTTGATTCCCAGGCAATCAGGTCCGATCCCTAAAAACTCATTAATTTTAACGGGTGAAGGTTTGATAGCGTACGTATGCTAACCCAAAATTAGTTGTGCCATAGGTCGTTTTTTTTCATATTACCAGATCGTTTTGCGAGAAATAGTCGATTTTTTGGGAATAATCCTGATAAGCATAAATACTTATTGGTTTTGCTCTTGACCGTGGACTATACTCCACCGTTTAAATTTACCAGAAAAAACATGAAAGCACTCATGCTTACCGGGTTTGCCTGGCTGGTCGTATTATCCTGCCTGGCTCAGACCAAAACAACAAAGACGATGGAAACCGAATCCGTATTGAAAAAGAAAATCGCCCTGGCTTGCAAGCTTACAGACAAAGATCAGATCAAGCGAATGAATGAACTGCACCAAACCCTTTTTAAACAGGTGACTCGTGCCGTTGAGCATCCGAATAGCTACGAACTGGTATTCGAAAATTCAGATAATGCCATCATTGGTGATCTGGCTGAATTTATCAAATTCGAGCGGCTGTGCTGTCCCTGGCTGGTGTTTCATTTGACCTTCCAGCCTGAAGAAGGTCCGATTTCTCTGGAAATGGGTGATTCCGCCGAAACGAAGGAAATGGTTTATCTGGTGATGGAACTCAACAAACTGCAACAACCAGCTTCTAAGTAATCTTTACTTAGTTTCGTGGGACGTAGTAAATAATGCACACGCCGATCAAAGCAATGATGGCTTCTATACTATCGTACTCAAACATAGGCGATTCAGTTACGATTTACTTATTTTTTCAAACGGACATTGCAGGATAATGAGTTGAGTTATTCGCTCATAACGTGTGCTTGATAGAGCAAGCCAAATTATTTACTTCTGGCTGACGTTATTCGGGTATGGAAACGACACTGCAAGCTCCCGTCGATAAACAATGGACTATTGCAACTGGCCTTGCTTTATTCACCGTCCTTTACAACATCGGAGAGGGCATTGTATCGCTTTACTTTGGTACTCATGATGAAGCTTTAACGCTGGCCGGGTTCGGCGTAGATAGCTTTATTGAAGTGGTATCCGGTTTAGGTATTTTGGCGATGATTGCCCGGTTGCGCCGGTTCGGGAGCAAAAACCGGGGAAACTTCGAGCGGCTGGCCCTTCGGATTACGGGCGGTTGTTTTTATGTGTTGGTTGCTGGCCTGATTCTGGGGGCAGCATTCAGCATTTGGGAAAATCAGAAACCCGAAACGACCATGGCCGGTATTGTGGTTTCAGTGCTTTCGATTGCCATCATGCGCGTTCTGGCCTGGTGGAAAATTCGCACGGGTGAACAACTCCATTCAGCTCCAATTATTGCCGATGCGAAATGCACCATGGTTTGTGTCTATATGTCGGTCGTTCTGCTGGCTTCAAGTGTGCTCTATGAATGGCTGCATTTGCCCTATATCGACGGTGCTGGGATGTTAGGACTCGCTTGGTTTGCCTTCAAAGAGGGTCAGGAAAGTTTGGAGAAAGCCAACGGGGTCGAAACCTGCTGCGGACACTGTTGATCTCATCCTGAGCAGAAAGCTTATCGGGTTAAACCCACCACAACAAAGGCATGGATATAAGGCCTGGAAGGCTAACAGGATTATTAGCTAGTATAAAGGAAAGAAACATTAAAGTATATTCTTTCTAAATTAAATAAATATAGGTACTTATTTGTAAATGAAAACTTTAGCGTAATGAATTAAATAACTTCGCAAGTTAAATCTCCAGAAAAAAAGTAATGGATACATTTAAAAAATGAAAAGAAAGTTTGGGTAAAACCTGAAGTATAGCAACTCAATATTAACAGAGACACCTACTCATCGCAGGGAACTGGAACTAAAGAAGTAGGTCAGGGAGGTGGGAATAATCAAAATAAAGACATACCCTCCTAAGAAATGCAAGCTTGCCCAGATTCGACTATAGTTTTGAAATGATGAGAC
This window harbors:
- a CDS encoding response regulator translates to MTFDPTQGNLLIVANNFDTLQLLNKHLPIALPEVKFVFAARASTGMSFLDALIKEGMLPRLILLDLYLPNRADSIDFLRQLKQTGSSAQSIPVVMMSSTERIEDILEVTLLGAEAFWIKPITTEAWIKSLEGLRGYWQA
- a CDS encoding capsule assembly Wzi family protein — protein: MFFSTHSLASSHGWSFLSQVLSGLVLIVHASSGQLIPITSLDSLPRTLPGAEDVPWLKNTGFTDRTSWQVELGGFASSSGTVPFWLQTNQFGTVPKLAPLGLMKAAVHREYQKATSRKIPKVDWGYGLEVVGWTGTLYQALLAEGYLKGRLGKIELMAGRRRQIIGLAESALSSGSYIWSGNALPVPQVQLSIPDYIPLKFSRGFIALKGFYSHGWFGNGHYVQKSFLHQKAIYLRLGKPTARVRLYGAFTHLAQWGGYAPFLERDPTSSFEGQLAQSLEAYLNVVLPMKTDALKNRAKFTTFDQNRVGDHRGSAELSLEIKLGQTTLYAYQQHFYDLGRKLYNLRNIEDGLYGLRLVNHNARPFFEEVVLELFNSGNQGVLQFGKSLGGEAENYFINGQYPESWSYQGRTLGTPFISQASDTRADLPRLPFSGYTLDNTLIEGVHGINNNRVRAFYGAVSGWLGSDWHYLLKASYSQNYGMFAIPFPAETMQLSMMTSLTKSIRWFGGSSLLLAAGYDQGQLLASAEQIGGYLGLRKAWKTH
- a CDS encoding cation transporter, with the protein product METTLQAPVDKQWTIATGLALFTVLYNIGEGIVSLYFGTHDEALTLAGFGVDSFIEVVSGLGILAMIARLRRFGSKNRGNFERLALRITGGCFYVLVAGLILGAAFSIWENQKPETTMAGIVVSVLSIAIMRVLAWWKIRTGEQLHSAPIIADAKCTMVCVYMSVVLLASSVLYEWLHLPYIDGAGMLGLAWFAFKEGQESLEKANGVETCCGHC